A genome region from Arachis duranensis cultivar V14167 chromosome 6, aradu.V14167.gnm2.J7QH, whole genome shotgun sequence includes the following:
- the LOC127748454 gene encoding uncharacterized protein LOC127748454 produces the protein MDEGNMESQLDLYGPELLNSINCTGLPPYKFILKVDVLVMLLRNIDQSSGLYNGTRLQVRKLENYVIECEVLTGNNVGHIALISRMNMVPTNETVPVRFQRRQFSIIVSFAMTINKSQ, from the coding sequence ATGGATGAAGGGAATATGGAGAGTCAACTAGATCTCTATGGTCCTGAATTACTGAATAGCATAAATTGCACTGGTTTGCCTCCATATAAATTTATACTCAAAGTTGATGTTCTGGTGATGTTACTGAGAAATATTGACCAATCCAGTGGTCTTTATAATGGTACAAGGCTACAAGTTAGGAAGCTTGAAAATTATGTCATAGAATGTGAAGTCTTAACAGGTAACAATGTTGGTCATATTGCTTTGATTTCAAGAATGAATATGGTACCAACAAATGAAACCGTCCCAGTTAGATTCCAACGAAGACAGTTTTCCATAATAGTATCGTTTGCCATGACAATTAATAAGTCTCAGTGA